A genomic window from Lycium barbarum isolate Lr01 chromosome 4, ASM1917538v2, whole genome shotgun sequence includes:
- the LOC132638535 gene encoding inositol transporter 4-like — protein MVEGGICKANKTEFTKKILKKLILKEDFKEVDEKTWLQETIVSMVVAGAIFGAAFGGWLNDKFGRKFSILIADVLFFIGLVVMAFAPVPWVIILGRIFVGLGVGMASMTSPLYISEASPHKIRGALVSTNGILITVGHFLAYLINLAFTNVIIPPPMRVMELHAHQVFDKTFQYISLYFNVFLIYETVSDIFHCIPLHIHIQ, from the coding sequence ATGGTAGAGGGAGGAATATGCAAAGCAAATAAAACAGAGTTCACAAAGAAGATTTTAAAGAAGTTGATTTTAAAGGAAGATTTTAAAGAAGTTGATGAGAAAACATGGCTTCAAGAAActattgttagtatggttgttgctGGTGCAATTTTTGGTGCTGCCTTTGGTGGTTGGCTTAATGACAAGTTTGGAAGGAAATTTTCCATTCTCATAGCCGATGTTCTCTTCTTTATTGGTTTAGTCGTTATGGCTTTTGCTCCGGTTCCGTGGGTGATTATCCTTGGAAGGATATTCGTCGGTTTAGGAGTTGGAATGGCCTCAATGACATCTCCTCTTTATATATCAGAAGCTTCTCCTCATAAGATCAGAGGTGCCCTTGTCAGCACGAATGGTATTCTCATTACTGTAGGACATTTCCTTGCGTATCTAATCAATCTGGCCTTCACTAATGTAATTATTCCACCTCCGATGAGAGTTATGGAGCTTCATgctcaccaagtgtttgataaaacgtttcagtatatttcgttgtatttcaatgtatttctaatttatgaaacagtttctgatatatttcattgtattccattgcaTATACACATACaataa